The Candidatus Liberimonas magnetica genome includes a window with the following:
- a CDS encoding ChbG/HpnK family deacetylase: MKHIIINADDFGLNTYVNEGIIECCRKQAITSVSTLVVGEEFDRGMSLIKDYGAISNGVHLCLTEEKPVCPMEEIPTLIDSKGNFNVYTTLVAKLIFGKIDLKEVYVEWKSQIDKFIEKGSQPAHLDTHQNLHIFPQFYYILVHLCEEYDIRAIRYLKCSLPAIYRGSFKNYVKYFLSLMYSDKFNELKNRAIMAPNAVYGFCRGDILSREDINSYVQIASPGSVSEIICHPGYKESSLIKKYVHWNYYWEKEMSELIDFVKKDFPKYNNLNLINYLGFQSMTDDYKVSAVLKPESLSVVIPAYNEYENIQKTINTIKRFLAMYIQDYEILVIDDNSSDGTGQVSEKLIGGKGKVIRNSCRKGYGASLKLGFSLANKEWIFYTDADYPANINNLLELFEYLKEYDLIIGKRISCKDEGLIRYIYSLVFNRLVKYLFDLADITDVNFAFKLIKKDVFKNIQIENENSFIDAELLIKAKNQGFRIKEVPVEYLKRTFGKSHMNNFKNILEVLKSLLRYYFSEKNV, encoded by the coding sequence AATGAAGGTATAATTGAATGTTGCAGGAAACAGGCAATTACAAGCGTATCAACTCTTGTTGTTGGCGAGGAATTTGACAGAGGCATGAGTCTGATAAAAGACTACGGAGCTATATCTAATGGAGTACATTTGTGTTTAACCGAAGAAAAACCTGTATGCCCTATGGAAGAAATACCGACATTGATAGATTCGAAAGGTAATTTTAATGTTTATACTACTTTAGTGGCAAAATTAATTTTCGGTAAAATAGATTTAAAAGAAGTTTATGTTGAATGGAAATCGCAAATTGACAAATTTATTGAAAAAGGCAGCCAGCCGGCTCATCTGGATACCCATCAAAATCTTCATATTTTTCCGCAATTTTATTATATACTTGTCCATCTTTGCGAAGAGTATGATATTAGGGCAATACGTTATTTAAAATGTAGTTTGCCTGCAATTTACCGGGGATCATTTAAAAACTATGTTAAATATTTTTTATCCTTAATGTATTCCGATAAATTTAATGAACTTAAGAACCGCGCTATTATGGCGCCAAATGCAGTTTATGGGTTTTGCAGGGGAGATATTCTAAGCAGGGAAGACATAAATTCTTATGTACAAATCGCTTCACCAGGATCTGTTTCTGAGATCATCTGCCATCCGGGATACAAGGAATCGAGTTTGATAAAAAAGTATGTACATTGGAATTACTATTGGGAAAAAGAAATGAGTGAGTTGATAGATTTTGTTAAAAAAGATTTCCCTAAATACAATAACTTAAATCTTATAAATTACTTAGGATTCCAAAGTATGACCGATGATTATAAGGTTTCAGCCGTTTTAAAGCCGGAGAGCCTTAGTGTGGTAATCCCTGCTTATAATGAGTATGAAAATATCCAAAAAACCATAAATACCATAAAAAGATTCCTGGCTATGTATATACAGGACTATGAAATACTTGTGATTGATGATAACAGTAGTGACGGAACAGGGCAGGTATCAGAAAAATTGATAGGAGGAAAAGGAAAAGTTATACGGAACAGTTGCCGGAAAGGGTACGGAGCATCTTTAAAACTGGGATTTAGCCTGGCAAATAAGGAATGGATTTTTTATACAGATGCTGATTATCCGGCCAATATAAATAATCTTTTAGAATTATTTGAATATTTAAAAGAATATGATTTAATAATTGGAAAAAGAATAAGTTGTAAAGATGAAGGGCTGATCAGGTATATTTATTCGTTAGTTTTCAATCGTTTAGTAAAATATTTGTTCGATCTTGCCGACATAACGGATGTTAACTTTGCTTTTAAACTTATAAAAAAAGATGTGTTTAAAAACATACAGATTGAGAATGAGAACAGTTTTATTGATGCGGAACTGCTGATCAAAGCTAAAAATCAGGGTTTTAGAATAAAAGAAGTACCTGTAGAATATTTAAAGAGAACCTTCGGCAAGTCACATATGAACAATTTTAAAAATATCCTGGAGGTATTAAAGAGCTTGCTGCGTTATTATTTTTCTGAAAAAAATGTTTAA
- a CDS encoding class I SAM-dependent methyltransferase — protein sequence MFNINSIYNYYNSSLTKIYIKTKLLMCPYLIVETLLPKECKIADLGCGIGLFSNILALTSEKRIVEGYDISETKIKTAKASICKRENISFTVQDIRDFVRPNYDVIVISDTLYLIPFEEQINIIKNCFNSLNKNGILLLKEVDKKPYWKYCYNYFQETIAVKILGFTYGYSFYFHDSGQYIKLLENAGFFVTSYRFDKGYPYPHVVYKCVKK from the coding sequence ATGTTTAATATAAACAGTATCTATAATTATTATAATAGCAGTTTAACCAAAATTTATATAAAAACAAAACTATTGATGTGCCCATATCTTATAGTTGAAACATTGCTGCCCAAAGAGTGTAAAATAGCAGATCTTGGCTGCGGCATAGGACTATTTTCGAATATATTGGCATTGACATCAGAAAAAAGAATAGTGGAAGGTTATGATATATCCGAAACCAAGATAAAGACCGCAAAAGCTAGTATTTGTAAAAGGGAAAACATCAGTTTTACTGTACAGGATATCAGAGACTTTGTCAGGCCAAACTATGATGTGATTGTTATTAGCGATACTCTATACTTGATTCCTTTTGAAGAACAAATAAATATTATTAAAAATTGCTTTAATTCTCTTAACAAAAATGGTATCCTATTATTAAAGGAAGTCGATAAAAAGCCTTATTGGAAATATTGCTATAACTATTTTCAAGAAACCATAGCTGTAAAAATTTTAGGATTTACATACGGATATTCGTTTTACTTTCATGATTCAGGCCAGTATATAAAGTTATTAGAAAACGCGGGGTTTTTCGTAACCTCGTACAGGTTTGATAAAGGCTATCCATACCCTCATGTTGTTTATAAGTGTGTTAAAAAATAA